From Chryseobacterium gallinarum, one genomic window encodes:
- a CDS encoding 1,4-dihydroxy-2-naphthoyl-CoA synthase, translated as MIEWKTAKEYEDITYKKCNGVARIAFNRPEVRNAFRPKTTSELYDAFYDAYEDPSIGVVLLSGEGPSPKDGGWAFCSGGDQKARGHQGYVGEDGRHRLNILEVQRLIRFMPKVVIAVVPGWAVGGGHSLHVVCDLTLASEEHAIFKQTDADVTSFDGGYGSAYLAKMVGQKKAREIFFLGRNYSAQEAFEMGMVNKVVPHAELEDTAYEWAQEILAKSPTSIRMLKFAMNLTDDGMVGQQVFAGEATRLAYMTEEAKEGRNAFLEKRKPNFGEDQWIS; from the coding sequence ATGATCGAGTGGAAAACCGCCAAAGAATACGAAGATATTACCTACAAAAAATGTAATGGGGTTGCAAGAATTGCTTTCAACAGACCGGAAGTCCGTAATGCCTTCAGACCTAAAACGACTTCAGAATTATACGATGCTTTTTATGATGCCTATGAAGATCCTTCAATAGGGGTGGTTTTACTTTCAGGAGAAGGACCGAGCCCTAAAGACGGAGGCTGGGCTTTCTGTAGTGGAGGAGATCAGAAAGCAAGAGGTCATCAGGGATACGTAGGAGAAGACGGAAGACACCGTTTGAATATTCTTGAAGTGCAGCGTTTGATCCGTTTTATGCCTAAAGTAGTCATTGCGGTGGTTCCCGGATGGGCTGTAGGAGGTGGTCACTCCCTTCATGTTGTTTGTGACCTGACATTGGCAAGTGAAGAGCATGCAATTTTCAAACAAACCGATGCAGATGTAACAAGTTTTGACGGAGGATACGGATCGGCTTACCTTGCAAAAATGGTAGGACAGAAAAAAGCCCGTGAGATCTTCTTTTTAGGAAGAAACTACTCTGCTCAGGAAGCGTTTGAAATGGGAATGGTAAACAAAGTGGTTCCTCATGCCGAGCTGGAAGATACCGCTTATGAATGGGCCCAGGAGATATTAGCAAAATCCCCAACTTCTATCAGAATGCTGAAGTTCGCTATGAACCTTACAGACGATGGTATGGTAGGACAGCAGGTGTTCGCAGGAGAGGCAACCCGTTTAGCTTATATGACAGAAGAAGCCAAAGAAGGAAGAAACGCATTCCTGGAAAAAAGAAAACCGAACTTCGGAGAAGATCAATGGATATCGTAG
- a CDS encoding tetratricopeptide repeat protein, with amino-acid sequence MKKLILGMAIVASAFVFGQKGDVNAKLQEANKAAMDAYNAKNYAAAAPKFVEVYDLLKANGQDNKIYMYYAGLSQALANNADAAIKIYTDLINSGFTGVETTYTAKEKKTGQVVNLDKTTWELMKKNSDYSDFKTEQSKSIEPDLYETLASLLLNQKKGTEALAIIEKGLAKFPNNAKLKEAQTTAYLQSGNTDKFVAGLREQLAKNPNDATNWYNLGVMQAKNPATTNDAIESFKKAIELKPGFADAYQNLVYTTIGDDAKTVSDINALRKDKPDEASKLIDARRDRFAKALPFAEAWYKSAPESLDAVTTLKEIYVVTKNMDKVKEMKAKEAELSAKAK; translated from the coding sequence ATGAAGAAACTAATTTTAGGAATGGCTATCGTAGCTTCTGCCTTTGTTTTCGGACAGAAAGGAGATGTAAATGCTAAGCTTCAGGAAGCTAATAAGGCAGCTATGGATGCATATAATGCAAAAAATTATGCAGCTGCAGCACCTAAGTTTGTAGAAGTTTACGACTTATTGAAGGCAAACGGTCAGGACAATAAAATATATATGTATTATGCAGGACTTAGTCAGGCGTTAGCAAACAACGCTGATGCTGCAATTAAAATATATACAGATCTGATCAACTCCGGATTTACAGGAGTGGAGACTACCTATACTGCAAAAGAAAAAAAGACAGGTCAGGTAGTAAACCTTGATAAAACAACCTGGGAGCTTATGAAAAAGAATTCTGATTATTCAGATTTCAAAACAGAGCAATCTAAAAGTATTGAACCGGATCTGTATGAAACATTAGCTTCTTTGCTTCTTAACCAGAAGAAAGGAACTGAAGCTCTTGCTATTATAGAAAAAGGATTAGCTAAATTTCCAAACAATGCTAAACTTAAAGAGGCTCAAACTACAGCTTATCTGCAATCAGGAAATACGGATAAATTCGTTGCAGGTTTAAGAGAGCAGTTGGCTAAAAACCCTAATGATGCTACCAACTGGTATAATCTTGGGGTAATGCAGGCTAAGAATCCTGCTACTACAAATGATGCTATTGAATCGTTCAAAAAAGCAATAGAGCTTAAGCCTGGCTTTGCAGATGCTTATCAGAACCTGGTATATACAACTATCGGAGATGATGCAAAAACGGTATCTGATATCAATGCTTTGAGAAAAGATAAGCCGGACGAAGCTTCCAAGCTGATTGACGCAAGAAGAGATAGGTTTGCCAAAGCTTTACCTTTTGCAGAAGCATGGTATAAATCGGCTCCTGAAAGTCTTGATGCAGTTACTACTTTGAAAGAAATTTATGTAGTGACTAAAAATATGGATAAAGTTAAAGAAATGAAAGCTAAAGAAGCTGAGCTTAGCGCTAAAGCAAAGTAA
- the gyrA gene encoding DNA gyrase subunit A, with translation MQKEGERLIPINIVDEMKSSYIDYSMSVIVSRALPDVRDGLKPVHRRVLYGMYGLGVFSNRKYLKSARIVGDVLGKYHPHGDSSVYDAMVRMAQEWSLRYPQVDGQGNFGSMDGDPPAAMRYTEARLKKISDEVLSDLDKETVDFQNNFDDSLQEPTVMPTKIPNLLVNGASGIAVGMATNMAPHNLSESVDAICAYIDNKEITIDELMQHIIAPDFPTGGIIYGYDGVRDAFHTGRGRVVLRAKVNFEEIGNRNAIIVTEVPYQVNKAEMIARTAELVKDEKIPGIHEIRDESDRKGLRIVYELKNDAIPNVVLNLLYKYTALQTSFSVNNIALVHGRPEQLNLKDIISHFVEHRHEIIIRRTQFELKKAKERAHILEGFMKVIGTQDALDKAISIIRHSANPQAAKEGLIEAFELSEIQAQAILDLRLARLTGMELDKIRDEYDAIMKEIANLEDILANEPRRFQIIKDELIEIKEKYGDERRTEIDYSGGEMSIEDIIPNESVVLTISHAGYIKRTSLSEYKIQSRGGVGNKAATTRDSDFLEYIVSATNHQYMLFFTEKGRCYWLRVFEIPEGSKTAKGRAVQNLINIEPDDKIKAYIRTNNLKDSEYVNQMSVVMVTKNGTIKKTSLEAYSRPRVNGVNAIEIRDNDQLLGAYLTNGSSQIMIATKNGKCIRFPEEKVREVGRGSIGVRGILLEDGDEAIGMIVVNDVENETVLVVSEKGYGKRTAVEDYRITNRGGKGVITLNITEKTGNLIAIQNVTDEDGLMIINKSGVAIRMGMDEMRVMGRNTQGVRVINLKKNDEIAAIAKVAMDKDVEDEEVEAEENEEGTGTLFDNLEDENIAPQAENDPAEDEGNSDSEE, from the coding sequence ATGCAAAAAGAAGGAGAAAGACTGATTCCTATCAACATTGTTGATGAAATGAAGTCGTCTTATATCGATTATTCGATGTCGGTTATCGTTTCAAGAGCGTTACCCGATGTAAGAGACGGCTTGAAACCCGTTCATAGAAGAGTGCTATATGGTATGTATGGATTAGGGGTTTTTTCTAATAGAAAATATTTAAAATCTGCGAGAATTGTTGGGGATGTTTTGGGTAAATATCACCCACACGGAGATTCCTCTGTATATGATGCAATGGTAAGAATGGCTCAGGAATGGAGCTTGCGTTATCCACAGGTAGACGGACAAGGAAACTTCGGTTCCATGGATGGCGATCCACCGGCAGCAATGCGTTATACTGAAGCAAGATTGAAAAAAATCTCTGATGAGGTTCTTTCAGACCTGGACAAAGAAACCGTTGATTTCCAGAATAACTTTGACGACAGTTTGCAGGAGCCAACCGTGATGCCTACGAAAATTCCAAACCTTTTGGTGAACGGAGCTTCAGGTATTGCAGTAGGGATGGCGACGAATATGGCACCTCACAACTTATCGGAATCTGTAGACGCTATCTGTGCTTATATCGATAACAAAGAAATTACCATCGATGAATTGATGCAGCATATTATCGCTCCGGATTTCCCTACAGGGGGTATCATCTACGGTTATGATGGTGTAAGAGACGCTTTCCACACCGGTAGAGGAAGAGTAGTGCTAAGAGCAAAAGTTAACTTTGAGGAAATCGGTAACAGAAATGCAATTATTGTAACGGAGGTTCCTTATCAGGTGAACAAAGCTGAGATGATTGCCAGGACCGCAGAATTGGTGAAAGATGAAAAAATTCCCGGTATCCATGAAATCAGAGATGAATCTGATAGAAAAGGACTTCGTATCGTTTATGAATTAAAAAATGATGCTATCCCGAATGTGGTTCTGAATCTTCTATATAAATATACAGCCCTGCAGACTTCTTTCAGCGTAAATAATATTGCGCTGGTACACGGAAGACCGGAGCAGTTAAACTTAAAAGATATCATCAGTCATTTCGTAGAGCACAGACATGAGATCATCATAAGAAGAACTCAGTTTGAACTTAAAAAAGCAAAAGAAAGAGCACATATCCTGGAAGGATTCATGAAGGTGATCGGAACCCAGGACGCCTTGGATAAAGCCATTTCTATCATCCGTCATAGTGCTAACCCTCAGGCTGCAAAAGAAGGTTTGATTGAGGCATTTGAGCTTTCAGAAATTCAGGCCCAGGCGATTCTTGATCTGAGATTAGCTCGTCTTACAGGAATGGAGCTTGATAAGATCCGTGATGAATATGATGCGATCATGAAAGAAATTGCAAATTTGGAAGATATTTTAGCTAATGAGCCTAGAAGATTCCAGATCATTAAAGATGAATTGATCGAAATTAAAGAAAAATATGGTGACGAGAGAAGAACTGAAATTGATTATTCAGGAGGAGAAATGTCTATTGAAGACATCATTCCGAACGAATCTGTAGTTCTTACCATTTCTCACGCAGGATATATTAAGAGAACTTCCCTTTCAGAATATAAAATCCAAAGTAGAGGCGGTGTAGGAAATAAAGCTGCTACCACAAGAGATTCTGACTTCCTTGAATATATTGTTTCTGCAACCAATCACCAATATATGCTGTTCTTCACAGAAAAAGGAAGATGTTACTGGCTTAGGGTGTTTGAAATTCCTGAAGGTTCAAAAACAGCAAAAGGAAGAGCGGTACAGAACCTTATCAACATTGAACCGGATGATAAGATTAAAGCATATATCAGAACCAATAACCTTAAAGATTCTGAATATGTAAACCAGATGAGTGTTGTAATGGTAACAAAGAACGGAACCATTAAGAAAACATCACTTGAAGCGTATTCCAGACCAAGGGTAAATGGGGTAAATGCTATTGAAATCAGAGATAATGACCAATTGTTAGGAGCTTATCTTACCAATGGCTCTTCTCAGATCATGATCGCTACGAAAAACGGTAAGTGTATCCGTTTCCCTGAAGAAAAAGTAAGGGAAGTAGGTAGAGGATCTATCGGGGTAAGAGGTATTCTTCTTGAAGACGGAGACGAAGCTATTGGTATGATTGTTGTGAATGATGTAGAAAATGAAACAGTTCTTGTGGTATCTGAAAAAGGATATGGTAAGAGAACTGCAGTAGAAGATTACAGGATTACGAACAGAGGAGGAAAAGGAGTTATTACCCTGAACATTACCGAAAAAACAGGAAACCTGATTGCTATTCAGAATGTGACAGACGAAGATGGATTGATGATCATCAATAAATCCGGTGTTGCCATCAGAATGGGAATGGATGAAATGAGGGTAATGGGAAGAAATACCCAGGGAGTAAGAGTGATCAATCTTAAGAAGAATGACGAAATTGCAGCCATCGCAAAAGTAGCAATGGATAAAGATGTAGAAGATGAAGAGGTGGAAGCTGAAGAAAATGAAGAAGGAACAGGAACTTTATTTGACAACCTTGAAGACGAAAATATAGCACCTCAGGCTGAAAATGACCCGGCAGAGGATGAGGGGAATTCTGATTCTGAAGAATAA
- a CDS encoding DUF4286 family protein, translating to MSVLSITFHCTKDNLEEWENYIDETLVLMTENLMDVNKYILSDVHSDYIEEGKNYNLLLMFDNDELREDFVKSELLNISERIEKKFGQEVMIFNTFLNPKKSRL from the coding sequence ATGAGCGTATTAAGTATAACTTTCCATTGTACAAAAGATAACCTTGAAGAATGGGAAAATTATATTGATGAAACCCTGGTTTTAATGACTGAAAACTTAATGGATGTCAACAAATATATCCTTTCTGACGTACATAGTGATTATATTGAAGAAGGTAAAAATTACAACCTCCTTTTAATGTTTGATAATGATGAGCTCCGGGAAGATTTCGTTAAAAGTGAGCTTTTAAATATTTCCGAGAGGATCGAAAAGAAATTTGGTCAGGAAGTCATGATCTTTAATACTTTCCTGAATCCGAAAAAATCAAGATTATAA
- a CDS encoding GNAT family N-acetyltransferase, which produces MNYELREMVPGDEPRVLEIFRQGIDSGMATFETEVPTAEAWDMEYFNTCRWVLENENNEVVGWCALKPVSKRECFKGVAEVSIYFDNDYQGKGLGSVLLKKLILDSEDHGFWTLQTNIFADNEASVKFHQKNGFRIVGVRKKLGKLNGEWKDVIMFEKRSGMM; this is translated from the coding sequence ATGAATTACGAATTAAGAGAAATGGTTCCCGGGGATGAACCCAGAGTATTGGAAATCTTCAGGCAGGGAATCGATAGTGGTATGGCCACATTTGAAACGGAAGTGCCTACTGCAGAAGCCTGGGATATGGAATACTTTAATACCTGCCGCTGGGTGCTGGAAAATGAAAATAACGAAGTGGTGGGATGGTGTGCTTTAAAACCTGTAAGCAAGAGAGAATGTTTTAAAGGGGTTGCAGAAGTAAGTATTTACTTTGACAATGATTACCAAGGGAAAGGATTAGGATCGGTTTTGTTAAAAAAACTGATTTTAGATAGCGAGGATCACGGTTTCTGGACTTTGCAGACCAATATCTTTGCCGATAATGAAGCTTCTGTTAAGTTTCATCAGAAAAATGGTTTCAGAATAGTAGGGGTTCGCAAAAAGCTTGGAAAACTTAATGGAGAATGGAAAGACGTTATTATGTTTGAAAAAAGAAGCGGAATGATGTAA
- a CDS encoding DUF421 domain-containing protein, which translates to MDPILNVAVRSLCVYLFMVIAIRLFGKNQLSQLNAGDVVLLLLISNAVQNAMVGQNTSLEGGLVAALVLFVANFILKRIMFSSRSFETFMEDDPVILIKDGVVDQAALNRVKITRGELEEAIREHGIETIDHVKLSVLEVDGNISVVSEDEKTKQTHYSRIKRKMKRKYH; encoded by the coding sequence ATGGACCCTATTCTTAACGTTGCTGTTCGCTCCCTTTGTGTTTACCTTTTTATGGTAATTGCAATTCGGTTATTTGGTAAAAATCAATTATCTCAGCTGAATGCAGGAGATGTGGTTTTATTGCTTTTAATTTCCAATGCTGTTCAGAATGCGATGGTAGGGCAGAATACTTCGCTGGAGGGAGGTCTTGTAGCCGCATTGGTTTTGTTTGTGGCTAATTTTATTTTAAAAAGAATTATGTTTTCCAGCCGCTCGTTTGAGACATTTATGGAAGATGACCCTGTGATCCTTATAAAAGATGGGGTAGTAGATCAGGCGGCATTGAATAGGGTGAAAATTACCAGGGGAGAACTTGAAGAAGCTATAAGAGAACATGGTATTGAAACAATAGATCATGTAAAACTATCAGTACTTGAAGTGGATGGTAATATCAGTGTGGTTTCCGAAGATGAAAAGACAAAACAAACCCACTATTCAAGAATCAAAAGAAAAATGAAAAGAAAATATCATTAA
- a CDS encoding bacteriocin-like protein has translation MKNLKKLSKSDLKSVYGGEPKQYCTYCEWAGKVICSEIPIVQCP, from the coding sequence ATGAAAAATTTAAAGAAACTGTCTAAATCAGATTTGAAGTCAGTGTACGGAGGAGAACCTAAACAATATTGTACCTACTGTGAATGGGCTGGCAAAGTAATTTGCAGCGAAATTCCAATCGTTCAATGTCCTTAA
- the uvrA gene encoding excinuclease ABC subunit UvrA: MSKSTEYIEVYGAREHNLKNINVKIPRNELVVITGLSGSGKSSLAFDTIFAEGQRRYIETFSAYARQFLGGLERPDVDKIEGLSPVIAIEQKTTNKNPRSTVGTVTELYDFLRLLYARVSDAYSLATGKKLVSYTEDQILEAIKENYTGEKIMLLAPVVRSRKGHYHELFVQMAKKGYGQARIDGELQDIEYDLKLDRYKTHDIDIVIDRWIIGESASESRMEKSLRTAMEMGEGIIGIQKLGSTEIEYFSKNLMDAETGHSLALPEPNTFSFNSPKGSCPNCKGLGTIKKINTDYFIDNPKLSINQGGLLPLEDIKSNKWILSQIKNILEIFGLGMATPLQDIPEEALDYIYNGCHKEFNKDLKYAGITKKIKISFDGLIAFMEEIIDERESYEAIVLERHFTTEETCPECHGTRLQPSSLSFKIDGKNIAEVNALSLADLKEWLADVKDKFSEKNKIIAHEILKEIETRLQFLLDVGLDYLSLSRSSKTLSGGESQRIRLATQIGSQLVNVLYILDEPSIGLHQRDNERLIHSLKNLRDIGNSVLVVEHDKDMILEADEVLDIGPKAGKFGGEILWQGKPEDLIKADTITAQYINGKRKIEVPAERRAGSGKSIVLKGATGNNLKNVTLDIPLGKLVVVTGISGSGKSSLINGTLYPILNKHFYRAVQEPLPYKKIEGLDNIDKIVDVDQTPIGRTPRSNPATYTGMFTDIRNLFAELPESKIRGYKPGRFSFNVKGGRCETCQGGGLKVIEMNFLPDVYVHCETCNGKRFNRETLEVRYKGKSISDVLDMTIDEAVEFFQPIPKIFAKVKTLQDVGLGYITLGQQSTTLSGGEAQRIKLATELSKRQTGNTLYILDEPTTGLHFEDVKILMDAINQLVELGNSFIIIEHNMDVIKLADHIIDVGPEGGKHGGQIVAQGTPEEIVKSKKSLTGKFLKRELE, translated from the coding sequence ATGAGCAAATCAACAGAATATATAGAAGTTTACGGAGCTCGTGAACACAATCTTAAGAATATTAATGTTAAAATTCCGCGCAATGAGCTGGTTGTTATTACCGGTCTTTCGGGAAGCGGAAAATCTTCACTGGCTTTTGATACCATCTTTGCGGAAGGACAGCGCCGTTATATAGAAACATTCTCTGCGTATGCACGTCAGTTTCTCGGAGGATTGGAGCGTCCAGATGTAGATAAAATTGAAGGACTTTCACCCGTTATTGCAATTGAGCAAAAAACAACCAACAAAAACCCGCGTTCCACAGTAGGAACGGTCACAGAATTATATGACTTTCTCCGTCTTTTATATGCCAGGGTTTCTGATGCCTATTCTTTGGCTACAGGAAAAAAACTGGTGAGCTATACCGAGGATCAGATCCTGGAAGCCATCAAAGAGAATTATACCGGAGAAAAAATTATGCTTCTGGCCCCCGTTGTACGTTCCAGAAAAGGTCATTATCATGAGCTTTTCGTTCAGATGGCGAAAAAGGGCTATGGACAGGCAAGAATTGATGGTGAGCTTCAGGATATCGAATACGATCTGAAACTTGACCGTTATAAAACCCACGATATCGATATTGTTATCGATCGTTGGATTATAGGGGAAAGCGCTTCAGAAAGCAGAATGGAAAAATCACTGCGAACTGCCATGGAAATGGGGGAAGGAATTATCGGGATCCAGAAACTGGGAAGTACGGAAATCGAATATTTCTCCAAAAATCTGATGGATGCAGAAACCGGACATTCCTTAGCATTACCGGAGCCTAACACCTTCTCGTTCAATTCACCGAAGGGAAGCTGTCCGAACTGTAAGGGATTGGGAACCATTAAAAAGATAAATACAGATTACTTTATAGACAATCCTAAACTATCAATCAATCAGGGGGGATTGCTGCCGTTGGAAGATATTAAATCCAATAAATGGATTCTGTCACAGATTAAAAATATTCTTGAAATCTTTGGCCTTGGAATGGCGACTCCATTACAGGACATTCCTGAAGAAGCATTGGACTATATTTATAACGGCTGTCATAAAGAATTTAATAAAGACCTGAAATACGCGGGAATTACCAAGAAAATAAAGATCAGTTTTGATGGGTTGATCGCCTTCATGGAAGAAATTATTGATGAAAGGGAATCTTATGAAGCCATTGTATTGGAAAGACACTTCACCACAGAAGAAACCTGTCCGGAATGTCATGGAACCCGTCTTCAGCCGTCGAGCCTGAGTTTTAAAATAGACGGGAAAAATATTGCTGAGGTGAATGCATTAAGTCTGGCTGATTTAAAAGAATGGCTGGCTGATGTTAAAGATAAATTCTCAGAGAAAAATAAAATCATTGCCCATGAGATTTTAAAAGAGATTGAAACCAGGCTTCAGTTCCTGCTGGATGTAGGCTTGGACTACCTGAGTTTAAGCAGGAGCTCTAAAACCTTATCAGGAGGGGAATCCCAAAGGATCCGTTTGGCAACACAGATCGGGTCCCAGCTGGTGAATGTATTGTATATTCTGGATGAACCCAGTATCGGGCTTCACCAGAGGGATAATGAAAGACTGATCCATTCATTGAAAAACCTCAGGGATATCGGAAATTCAGTATTGGTGGTAGAACATGATAAAGACATGATCCTGGAGGCTGATGAGGTGCTGGATATTGGTCCGAAGGCCGGAAAATTCGGAGGTGAGATCCTTTGGCAGGGAAAACCGGAAGATTTAATAAAAGCCGATACGATTACCGCTCAGTACATCAACGGGAAAAGAAAAATTGAAGTTCCTGCAGAAAGAAGAGCAGGCAGCGGAAAGAGCATAGTATTAAAAGGGGCCACAGGAAACAACCTTAAAAATGTAACCCTCGATATTCCTCTGGGAAAACTGGTAGTGGTAACCGGAATTTCGGGAAGTGGAAAATCTTCACTGATCAATGGAACCTTATATCCGATTCTTAATAAACATTTTTATAGGGCCGTTCAGGAACCTTTACCATACAAAAAAATTGAAGGCCTTGATAATATCGACAAAATTGTAGATGTAGACCAGACGCCGATCGGAAGAACACCCCGTTCAAATCCGGCGACTTACACAGGAATGTTTACAGATATCAGAAACCTGTTTGCAGAGTTACCCGAAAGTAAAATCCGGGGGTATAAACCGGGAAGATTCTCTTTCAATGTAAAAGGGGGAAGATGTGAAACCTGCCAGGGCGGGGGACTGAAAGTGATCGAGATGAATTTCCTTCCCGATGTATATGTACATTGTGAAACCTGTAACGGAAAACGCTTCAACAGGGAAACCCTTGAAGTACGTTACAAAGGAAAGTCTATTTCCGATGTATTGGATATGACCATCGATGAAGCAGTGGAATTTTTCCAGCCGATTCCTAAAATTTTTGCAAAAGTGAAAACATTACAGGATGTGGGGTTGGGATATATTACTCTTGGGCAGCAGTCTACAACACTTTCCGGAGGAGAGGCGCAACGTATCAAGCTGGCCACGGAATTATCCAAAAGGCAAACCGGAAATACCCTGTATATCCTGGATGAACCTACAACGGGACTTCACTTTGAAGACGTAAAAATCCTGATGGATGCCATCAATCAATTGGTGGAGTTAGGGAACTCTTTCATTATCATTGAGCATAATATGGATGTGATAAAATTGGCAGATCATATTATTGATGTAGGCCCCGAAGGAGGGAAACATGGAGGGCAAATTGTAGCACAGGGTACCCCTGAAGAGATTGTGAAATCTAAAAAGAGCCTGACAGGGAAGTTTTTGAAAAGAGAGCTGGAGTAA
- a CDS encoding thiopeptide-type bacteriocin biosynthesis protein, translated as MKTRKYAPGSEWLYFKIYTGYKTADTLLLNTIYPLITDLKRKQYIRQFFFIRYSDPHHHIRVRLNITDPQYLGEIMISLNRIFSRLLNSNTIWKIQMDTYNREIERYNIHLIEQAEHFFHIDSDSVIKILKTIGTRYKNSEDVKWIIGLKLIDDTLDLFYTEDEDKMNIISRMSDSFKTEFGFNQFNSKQLNEKYRENKIKIESVFSQVEIIEDQNYNSLYTLCKKRYKELSPIVASMKQIQIEKKLSSGTIAFDLIHMLLNRLIPAQNRLHELILYDFVKRHYASTIARKKNAAVKV; from the coding sequence ATGAAAACTAGAAAATACGCTCCCGGCTCAGAATGGCTGTATTTTAAAATCTATACAGGCTATAAAACTGCAGACACATTATTATTGAATACGATCTACCCTTTGATTACAGATTTGAAACGTAAACAATATATCAGACAATTCTTTTTTATCCGATATTCAGACCCTCATCATCATATAAGAGTGAGGTTGAATATCACAGATCCCCAATATTTAGGCGAAATAATGATATCGTTGAACCGGATTTTTTCCAGATTACTCAATAGCAACACCATATGGAAAATCCAGATGGATACTTATAACCGGGAAATAGAAAGGTACAACATTCATTTAATAGAACAGGCAGAGCATTTTTTCCATATTGACAGTGATTCTGTTATTAAAATTCTAAAAACAATCGGTACCCGGTATAAAAACAGTGAAGATGTAAAATGGATTATCGGTTTAAAACTGATCGACGATACCTTAGACTTGTTTTATACTGAAGATGAAGATAAAATGAACATCATAAGCAGGATGAGCGACTCATTTAAAACGGAGTTCGGATTTAATCAATTCAACTCAAAACAATTGAATGAAAAATACAGGGAAAATAAGATAAAAATAGAAAGTGTGTTTTCGCAGGTTGAGATTATTGAAGATCAGAACTATAACAGCTTATATACACTTTGTAAAAAAAGATATAAAGAGTTGTCACCCATTGTAGCCTCAATGAAACAAATACAAATAGAAAAGAAACTATCATCGGGCACAATCGCTTTTGATTTGATACACATGTTGCTCAACAGGCTTATTCCTGCCCAGAATAGGTTGCATGAGCTCATCCTGTATGATTTTGTAAAAAGACATTATGCCAGTACAATAGCCAGGAAAAAGAATGCTGCAGTTAAAGTGTAA